The Fusarium keratoplasticum isolate Fu6.1 chromosome 8, whole genome shotgun sequence genome includes a region encoding these proteins:
- a CDS encoding F-box domain-containing protein, with protein sequence MESWRLLPEELRLIILEMLAHDPAPKNETKLSRYPLTQYSLVCRDWQIFFERLLYRHLTLDKASLWDFEHIVCRQRCFVKHIRLNIDMEAFDRLARTRFDMTLLMRTQGSRARSCTSSES encoded by the coding sequence ATGGAATCCTGGCGACTGCTCCCAGAGGAGCTCCGGCTGATAATCCTCGAAATGCTAGCACATGATCCAGCACCCAAGAACGAAACCAAGCTCTCAAGATACCCCCTGACCCAGTACTCGCTCGTCTGCAGAGACTGGCAGATCTTTTTCGAGCGACTCCTCTACCGCCACCTTACCCTCGACAAGGCATCTCTCTGGGACTTTGAGCACATTGTCTGTCGGCAGAGGTGCTTCGTCAAGCACATCAGGCTCAACATCGACATGGAAGCCTTTGACCGCCTGGCACGCACGAGATTCGACATGACGTTGCTCATGAGAACTCAAGGGTCTCGGGCACGCTCATGTACCTCTTCTGAATCCTAA
- a CDS encoding 4F5 domain-containing protein, with translation MARGNQREKSRQANLKEQAKKKSGTNMSGTQMQHAKEANADIMRKKQAAAEARKAAEGKK, from the exons atggctcgcGGCAACCAGCGTGAAAAGTCTCGTCAGGCCAACCTTAAggagcaggccaagaag AAGTCTGGCACCAACATGAGCGGCACTCAGATGCAgcatgccaaggaggccaacgCCGATATCATGCGAAAGAAGCAGGCTGCCG CCGAGGCCcgcaaggctgccgagggcAAGAAATAG
- a CDS encoding SMN domain-containing protein, whose amino-acid sequence MSTKQENLTHEELWDDSALIDSWNEALEEYKKYHSIHARGGSVRELESKSQAATKHESSPDRLQDVELIEPEQPSTSAQEAVNEEEHSSRNEPQATPQGLPAFPVQAVLGSVQDENLKKLLMSWYYAGYYTGLFEGQQQAQQNRGS is encoded by the exons ATGTCCACCAAGCAGGAGAACTTGACCCATGAGGAGTTGTGGGACGACTCCGCCCTCATCGACTCCTGGAacgaggctctggaggagTACAAG AAATACCACAGCATTCATGCACGAGGCGGCAGTGTCCGAGAGCTGGAGTCTAAGAGCCA GGCTGCGACCAAGCACGAGTCTTCTCCTGATCGTCTTCAAGATGTCGAACTTATTGAGCCTGAGCAGCCATCCACTTCTGCGCAAGAAGCTGTGAATGAGGAA GAACACTCGTCACGCAACGAGCCTCAGGCTACACCCCAAGGACTCCCTGCATTTCCTGTGCAGGCTGTTCTAGGCTCTG TGCAAGATGAAAACCTCAAAAAGCTTCTTATGTCGTGGTACTATGCTGGCTACTACACTGGCCTGTTTGAGGGTCAGCAACAGGCTCAACAAAACCGGGGGTCTTGA
- a CDS encoding RRM domain-containing protein, with protein sequence MAPELRKRKSVSDVQKPNGAAKPVKAAKGKRKAAEDGSPVSLKKQRSVKKVAVTSKSAEKPAQKPKKSKAVEEVKVVEEEETTTLDIPDESESEAEESNEVKAIVEELDSGDEDITEGDAVFKPGQDVGKIPKVSKEVQKAAEGADEDAGVIYIGRIPHGFYEHEMRQYFEQFGTILALRLSRNKKTGASKHYAFVKFAEATTAEIVAKTMDNYLLFGHILKCRVIPKEQVHEDLFKGANRRFKAVPWNKMAGYQLQKPLTEAGWTKKVSKEQSRRAKKAAKLKEIGYEFEAPEIKDVPPPAPKAIENGEEEVKAIEAAPAEKEEEPVVEEPKAEEPAEVAEPEPEPVVEEPEVKKTKAKPAAKAKKAKVTKAKGRKAKA encoded by the exons ATGGCTCCAGAACTCAGGAAAAGAAAGT CCGTCTCTGACGTGCAGAAGCCCAACGGCGCTGCTAAGCctgtcaaggccgccaagggcAAGCGGAAGG CCGCCGAAGATGGATCGCCCGTGTCGCTGAAGAAGCAAAGGTCGGTCAAGAAGGTTGCCGTCACCTCCAAGTCCGCCGAGAAGCCGGCGcaaaagcccaagaagagcaaggccgtcgaagaggtcaaggtcgttgaggaggaggaaaccACCACGCTCGACATCCCCGACGAGTCCGAGTCCGAAGCCGAGGAGAGcaacgaggtcaaggccatcgtggaggagctggactCTGGTGACGAGGACATCACCGAGGGCGACGCCGTCTTCAAGCCCGGACAGGATGTCGGCAAGATCCCCAAGGTCTCCAAGGAGGTTCAGAAGGCCGCTGAGggcgccgacgaggacgcTGGCGTCATCTACATCGGCCGAATCCCCCACGGTTTCTACGAGCACGAGATGAGGCAGTACTTTGAGCAGTTCGGTACCATCCTGGCTCTCCGACTTTCGCGCAACAAGAAGACTGGTGCCAGCAAGCACTACGCCTTTGTCAAGTTTGCTGAGGCGACCACGGCCGAGATTGTCGCCAAGACCATGGACAACTACCTTTTGTTCGGACACATCCTCAAGTGCCGAGTCATTCCCAAGGAGCAGGTGCACGAGGACCTTTTCAAGGGTGCCAACCGGCGGTTCAAGGCTGTTCCCTGGAACAAGATGGCCGGCTATCAGCTCCAGAAGCCCCTGACTGAGGCTGGCTGGACAAAGAAGGTGTCCAAGGAGCAATCCAGGCGAGcaaagaaggctgccaagctTAAGGAGATTGGCTACGAGTTTGAGGCACCTGAGATCAAGGACGTCCCCCCTCCTGCGCccaaggccattgagaatggagaggaggaggtcaaggcgATTGAGGCTGCTcctgctgagaaggaggaagagcccgttgttgaggagcccaaggctgaggagcctGCCGAGGTTGcggagcctgagcctgagcccgttgttgaggagcccgaggtcaagaagaccaaggcgaAGCCAGCcgccaaggcaaagaaggccaaggtgacAAAAGCTAAGGGCCGTAAGGCAAAGGCCTGA